CACATTTCAAATCCACGCTGTTGATCAATGCTTTCAGAGCCGCATTTTTACTCAATTCAATAGTCGCATTTTCCGATTTTAAATTAAGTTCTATTTTTGATTTGTCATCAGATTGTAAAATAAAATTTTTAGCATTGACATTCAAATAGAGCTGTGAATAATTTTGTGTTTTGAATGAAATGTCGTTCAATTGAAGCTCTTGTATAGCATTGATAATCGTATTGTCTTTAGCGGTCACACTATTAAAATCTTTTGTATAAGTGATTCTTACCATTAGCTTTTTATAATTTACGGCTTCTTTTGATGTAGATATGCGCAAAATATGGTCTCTTACTTCAACTGAAATGATTTCGTGAAGATTGTCATCGGCTTCAATTTTTAGTTCATTTTTTTCTCCTCTTTCCAGCGAAACTTCCAGATTATCGGCTACTTCCAAAGCATTAAAACGCTCTACTTCCTTAAGTTCTGTTGTTACCGTTTTTGATCCCTTTATTTTTTCTTTTTTTTGTGCCAAAGCTATAGTAGTCACTAAAACGAGTAGGAGTATGGTAGCGTATTTTTTCATTTTCATTTGGATTAGGATGTTTACAAATATAAAAAAATCATCCACTTTTGATGGATGATTTTCTTTATAATTTTAGCAGAAAAATTCTTATTGCTGATTGATGCTTCCGCCTGAATTTGTATTCTTTTGAATTGATTTTGGAACTGAATTATAGTTAACAGTACCTCCGCTTGAGGCCTCCGCATTCAGACTTACAATAGGATGCACTTTTATTGTTCCTCCGCTCGATGCGTCTGCAGTTATTTCGTTCGCTAATAAATCATTCGCTTCAATAGTACTGCCGCTGGAAGCACTTATTTTTAGTTGCAAAGTCAGACCGTTGATGTTGATACTGCTTCCGCTGCTGGAATCGCAATTTATGGTATCCGCTTTGACGGTAGCATTTATATTTGAGGCACTAGAGGAATGTAAACGAATATTTTCTCCTTTTATAGTTCCTATACTTGTAATTGATGCTGCACTCGAAGTTTCTAAATCCTCTATAATTGGCATTTTTACCGTTACTTTTTTCGAGGAAACATCTGTGAAAGAATTGTAATCGCAGGCAATAATCAGTTTTCCGTTTTCTACCTTTGTTGTGATTCCTTTTTGTAAATTATCATCGGCTTCGACTATAATTTCGGTTTTATCCGATTGTTCTATCACGACATCTATAGCGTTGCTGACTTCTACACTTTTAAAATCGCCTTGAACAATTCTTTTTTCGGTAGTTACATTTCCGCTTCCTTCAATTGATTTATGACCGATAATGTTGTTGCAAGAGGCAAAAAATAATGCTGTTAAGGCAACAATAATCAATTTTGTGAGTAATGTGATTAGCTTGATCATAACTAGTTGGTTTTAATAATAATACCGTCTTTATTAATCTTTAATTCTTTAATATTATTTTTTGAGTTAATGATGGTGTCATTTTTTACAGAAACGCCTTCTTTGTTGATAGTAACAGAGGTTTGAATACTATCATTGTCTGTCTCATTTATTTCAACATCATTATATTCATTTTCATCGGCCGGGCAATTCAAACATTTAATTTGAGAGCTTTCCACTTTATAAACATAGTTGTCTGAGCTGTAATGCATATTGAAAAATTCATCATCAGAACGGTCGTAATTTTCAACAGAAGCATCTGGTTTCAGCAAAGTTCCTTCCGGTAAATATAAAGAGAGTTCTATCTCCTGACCGCGAAATTTATTGCTAACTTCTGTCAGGATATAATTGTCTAAAATTAAATGATTTCCTTCAATTTTAACTCCGTAATTTATTTTTTCAGCTCTTTGTTTGGCATCTTGAAATGATTTTCCTTTTGCTGTTTTTTCGATTTGAATGTACGGCAGCTTTTCATCTGTATGAAGAATTCTTAAACTTACATTGTTAGAATAAATCAACTCATGGTTAGCAGAGTCTTGTACAAATTTGAATTCATCTCTGTCATTGATATCATCTGTATAGTATTCATTGTATTTGAATTTTACATACAAAGTATCATTTGGTATTAAATTAATGGTTTGTTTTTGAACTGTTTTTCCATCATATGCTATTTCTGATGCTTGCTTTACGCCAATAGAAATTAGTATAGCAATTGCGATTAACCAAATGGCTAACAACGTATATTTTGCAATGTTTCCTATTGATTTTAAGTTGGGTGTCAATAATTTAAAACCTAACAGTATTAAGAAAAAGAACGGGATTCCTACTGCAAAAAACATCAGTAAACCAAACGACCAAATTGGGTAATCGGTGAAATTTCCGGCTTCAATGAAACCTTGCCATGGCACATCAATAAAAGAAGAAGAGCCTAAAGTGAATACGGCAATGAATAAAGAAATTAGAACTGCAAAACCACTTATGATTAAAATGATTCCTAAAAATTTTGCAAAAACCTTAAAAACACTCATGATAAAATCACCAAATGAGTTTCCTAATTTGCTGGCGCCCGTTTTTATTTGGTTGCCATATTTATCATAATCTACATTTTTTAGTTTTCCGGAGACATTTTCAAATTCTTCTCTTACTTTTTTTTCGATATTCGAAATATTAACCGGTTCACCAGTCATTTCCAGTTTTTCGGATGTGGTAATCGCTTCCGGAGTGACCACCCAAAGGATGATATAGGCCAGGATACCAGTTCCAAATCCAGCGAAAACTAATAGTATCAATACAATTCGAATCCAAACGGCATCAATTCCAAAGTAGTGACCCAATCCTGATGCAACTCCGCCAATCATTCCTTTTTCTTTATCGCGATACAGTTTTTTTGACTTTCTGTTTGAAGAGTTGTTATTGGTTTGAGCTTCTTTCAATTCATCTTCAATAATGTAATCTTCCGGTTGTCCCATTACCGCAATCACTTCATCCACATCTTTTAAACCGATGACATGTTTGTCGCTTTTTTGTTTGTCGGTCAATAATTCCGAAACACGCATTTCGATATCTTTTATGATTTCATCATGTCCGGATGAATTCGATAAAGAACGTTTTATGGCATCAAAATATCGTGTTAATTTTTGGTATGCATCTTCATCGATATGAAAGAACATTCCGCCTAGGTTTATATTTACAGTTTTGTTCATGACTATTATTTTTGGTTGGTGATTAGGTTTACGGCATCAGATAATTCGGTCCAAGTGCCATTGAGTTCATTTAAAAAAGTTTGTCCAATTTCGGTCAGGCCGTAATATTTTCGTGGTGGTCCTGATGTTGATTCTTCCCAACGGTAGTTGAGTAATCCGTCATTTTTAAGTCGGGTAAGCAGCGGATAAATTGTTCCTTCCACGACTAATAATTTTGCGTTTTTCAAAGTGTCTAATATTTCTGAAGTGTACGCATCTTTCTGTTTTAGAACGGATAAGATGCAAAACTCGAGAACACCTTTACGCATCTGTGCTTTTGTGTTTTCAATGTTCATAATGCTGATTTTTGATTTTTTTGATGATTAAACTATTCATTTTTTGATTGATGATTTGTGATTACTATTTGGCTTTTATTTGATAAAAGGTATGGTCAGCGGGTATTTGTATTTTTCTCCGTTTGAGGCTTTTATGGAAGCATTTATGATGAGAAAAAATTCTGCTATTTTCAATCCGAAGAAGATAAAAACGCAAACCAGTCCTATTGTAATGATTCCGATATTGTCTCCAAAAGTGAAATCATTAAAAACAAAATCATGGTGATGTATCAACTTTTGGAATGGAATATTTTTGAATATGGTGAATACTAAAATTGGAATTGCGATTATCGCCAATACCAAAGAATACAGCAACAGACTCAATTGGAAATTTAGCGTTTCTTTTCCGTGGTGATTTACAAATTCTGATTTGTCCTTACCGGAAGTCCAGATAAGTATTGGGAATATGTAATTTCCAAACGGAATTATATATTGGCTTAAGGCACTCAAATGAGTAAATGTGGCAGTGTTTCTTTCGGTAGTTGTTTCCATGATTAAAAGTATATAGTAATTTCTTATGCAAATATATATCTAAAAGACAGTATCTTGTTTCGCATAGTAGTAAATATTAACAAAATATTAACAAATTTAAAATGTGAAATGGGACTGTTTATTTTCAGTATTACGTTCTAAAGCCTTGTGTTTGTTGTTGTTTTTCGAAATAATTGAAGTATTAAAACGAGCAGGCTAATTTTTAACTATTTTTACCATAAAATCCATTTTAATGAAAATTACAGCCTCTAAACTCAATCAATTTTTATTGTTCAAATTGCCTTCGGCTTTTATTTGTGGTGTTCGTGTTAAAGCAATTAATGAAACGGAATGTGTAGTATCCGTGAAGCACCGTTGGATTAATCAAAATCCATTTAACTCCATGTATTTTGCGGTGCAAGCAATGGCTGCAGAACTCTCCACCGGAGCTTTGGTGATGTATCAAATTCAAAAAAGCGATAGAAAAATTTCGATGTTGGTCGCTAATAATAAAGGAAATTTCACCAAAAAAGCTACTGGACGCATCACATTTGTTTGTAAAGATGGGCATTTAATAGCGGAAGCCATTCAGAAAACTATTGCGAATGGGGAAGGGCAGACCTTCTGGATGAAATCTATTGGAACCGATGAAAAAGGCATACAAGTATCCGAAATGGATTTTGAATGGAGCGTCAGAGTAAAATAAATATCGGTTTTGTACCAACAAAAATGCCTCTGAATTCAGAGGCATTTTTTATTAAAATTTATAAGGTATTATTTTTTAGCAGAACATTTTTTTCCTGATGCTTTGGTGTTCTGTT
This region of Flavobacterium lacustre genomic DNA includes:
- a CDS encoding GIN domain-containing protein — encoded protein: MKKYATILLLVLVTTIALAQKKEKIKGSKTVTTELKEVERFNALEVADNLEVSLERGEKNELKIEADDNLHEIISVEVRDHILRISTSKEAVNYKKLMVRITYTKDFNSVTAKDNTIINAIQELQLNDISFKTQNYSQLYLNVNAKNFILQSDDKSKIELNLKSENATIELSKNAALKALINSVDLKCDVYEKANANLEGDVTNAVIRMDNNSVLTGNKLTVKNVDLTTESYSNCSIFAETTITIDAKEKSEIQLLGNSKIEIRQFADEAKLLKKLK
- a CDS encoding head GIN domain-containing protein yields the protein MIKLITLLTKLIIVALTALFFASCNNIIGHKSIEGSGNVTTEKRIVQGDFKSVEVSNAIDVVIEQSDKTEIIVEADDNLQKGITTKVENGKLIIACDYNSFTDVSSKKVTVKMPIIEDLETSSAASITSIGTIKGENIRLHSSSASNINATVKADTINCDSSSGSSININGLTLQLKISASSGSTIEANDLLANEITADASSGGTIKVHPIVSLNAEASSGGTVNYNSVPKSIQKNTNSGGSINQQ
- a CDS encoding PspC domain-containing protein yields the protein MNKTVNINLGGMFFHIDEDAYQKLTRYFDAIKRSLSNSSGHDEIIKDIEMRVSELLTDKQKSDKHVIGLKDVDEVIAVMGQPEDYIIEDELKEAQTNNNSSNRKSKKLYRDKEKGMIGGVASGLGHYFGIDAVWIRIVLILLVFAGFGTGILAYIILWVVTPEAITTSEKLEMTGEPVNISNIEKKVREEFENVSGKLKNVDYDKYGNQIKTGASKLGNSFGDFIMSVFKVFAKFLGIILIISGFAVLISLFIAVFTLGSSSFIDVPWQGFIEAGNFTDYPIWSFGLLMFFAVGIPFFFLILLGFKLLTPNLKSIGNIAKYTLLAIWLIAIAILISIGVKQASEIAYDGKTVQKQTINLIPNDTLYVKFKYNEYYTDDINDRDEFKFVQDSANHELIYSNNVSLRILHTDEKLPYIQIEKTAKGKSFQDAKQRAEKINYGVKIEGNHLILDNYILTEVSNKFRGQEIELSLYLPEGTLLKPDASVENYDRSDDEFFNMHYSSDNYVYKVESSQIKCLNCPADENEYNDVEINETDNDSIQTSVTINKEGVSVKNDTIINSKNNIKELKINKDGIIIKTN
- a CDS encoding PadR family transcriptional regulator, encoding MNIENTKAQMRKGVLEFCILSVLKQKDAYTSEILDTLKNAKLLVVEGTIYPLLTRLKNDGLLNYRWEESTSGPPRKYYGLTEIGQTFLNELNGTWTELSDAVNLITNQK
- a CDS encoding DUF4870 domain-containing protein, translating into METTTERNTATFTHLSALSQYIIPFGNYIFPILIWTSGKDKSEFVNHHGKETLNFQLSLLLYSLVLAIIAIPILVFTIFKNIPFQKLIHHHDFVFNDFTFGDNIGIITIGLVCVFIFFGLKIAEFFLIINASIKASNGEKYKYPLTIPFIK
- a CDS encoding DUF4442 domain-containing protein — translated: MKITASKLNQFLLFKLPSAFICGVRVKAINETECVVSVKHRWINQNPFNSMYFAVQAMAAELSTGALVMYQIQKSDRKISMLVANNKGNFTKKATGRITFVCKDGHLIAEAIQKTIANGEGQTFWMKSIGTDEKGIQVSEMDFEWSVRVK